The following proteins are co-located in the Sphaeramia orbicularis chromosome 24, fSphaOr1.1, whole genome shotgun sequence genome:
- the klf11a gene encoding Krueppel-like factor 11a, translating to MEQKQCNVEYHDLEAAEALVSMSFWGQRSHKPRPLTPTSDSCDSIQLHSEGVDTPKDLIALSSLCMTPPHSPSFAEASTTAVLTTATSALSPAFRPVLPRPSLGPAPLLSDAHTSETSALLPHSALSCVAPPSRAMATSVIRHTADSLSHAHSAALLDTPTPPKAPETPPGGGDELPSSPVSPPLFTPSSAPSSSSAPSSPPVSGSPVLCQVFPVGGRTGMISAFVQAPVQVQTQAGPKPILPQSSSGFPPPLLVGSAVPQGTVMFVVPQPPVSQTPQGPQTVVTLGNTKLLPLAPAPVYMPTGAGGGGASQADFSRRRNYVCNFPGCKKTYFKSSHLKAHLRTHTGEKPFSCHWEGCDKKFARSDELSRHRRTHTGEKKFVCTVCDRRFMRSDHLTKHARRHMTAKRASSWPAETRDLSKVALPKGPPRGSALPVGVLIPAAN from the exons ATGGAGCAGAAACAGTGCAACGTCGAGTACCACGACCTGGAGGCGGCCGAGGCACTGGTCAGCATGAGCTTCTGGGGTCAAAGGTCGCACAAGCCCCGCCCGCTGACGCCCACCTCCGACTCGTGTGACTCCATTCAGCTCCACTCAGAAGGCGTGGACACTCCCAAGGACCTGATCGCTCTGTCCTCACTG TGTATGACTCCGCCTCATAGTCCTAGCTTCGCCGAGGCCTCCACCACCGCTGTCCTCACCACTGCCACCTCTGCTCTAAGCCCCGCCTTCAGACCGGTCTTGCCTCGCCCCAGCCTCGGCCCCGCCCCCCTTCTCAGCGACGCCCACACCTCAGAGACCTCAGCACTTCTGCCTCACTCTGCATTGTCCTGCGTGGCCCCGCCCAGCAGAGCCATGGCCACCAGCGTCATCCGTCACACTGCCGACAGCCTCAGCCACGCCCACTCCGCCGCACTCTTGGACACGCCCACACCGCCAAAGGCTCCGGAGACGCCTCCAGGGGGTGGGGATGAGCTGCCGTCGTCTCCCGTCAGCCCGCCGTTGTTTACCCCGTCTTCCGCCCCGTCTTCCTCCTCTGCTCCTTCCTCACCGCCGGTGTCCGGGTCGCCCGTCCTGTGCCAGGTGTTCCCGGTGGGTGGGCGGACCGGGATGATCTCCGCCTTCGTCCAGGCTCCGGTGCAGGTGCAGACGCAGGCGGGGCCGAAGCCCATCCTGCCCCAGTCGTCGTCCGGGTTCCCGCCACCGCTGCTGGTGGGTTCGGCCGTCCCCCAGGGGACCGTCATGTTCGTGGTCCCGCAGCCACCTGTGTCCCAGACGCCGCAGGGCCCGCAGACCGTCGTGACCCTCGGCAACACCAAGCTCCTCCCCCTGGCCCCGGCTCCGGTCTACATGCCCACGGGGGCGGGCGGCGGCGGCGCCTCGCAGGCCGACTTCTCCCGCAGGAGGAACTACGTGTGCAACTTCCCCGGCTGCAAGAAGACGTACTTTAAGAGCTCCCACCTGAAGGCTCACCTGCGCACACACACAG gAGAGAAGCCCTTCAGCTGTCACTGGGAAGGCTGCGATAAAAAGTTCGCCCGTTCTGATGAACTTTCTCGCCATCGACGAACGCACACTGGTGAGAAGaagtttgtgtgcactgtgtgcgACCGCCGCTTCATGCGCAGCGACCACCTGACCAAACACGCCCGGCGACACATGACTGCCAAACGGGCGTCGTCATGGCCCGCCGAAACCCGAGACCTCAGCAAAGTGGCCCTGCCCAAGGGACCGCCCCGAGGCTCCGCCCTTCCAGTCGGCGTGTTGATTCCTGCGGCCAATTAA
- the rrm2 gene encoding ribonucleoside-diphosphate reductase subunit M2 produces MLSARAALSVKNEKSVTRQMSGLCVDKENTPPSLTNTRILASKTARKIFDDATPKSVKKSSSSAEEEEPLLKDNPRRFVIFPIQYHDIWQMYKKAEASFWTAEEVDLSKDLQHWDSLKDDERYFISHVLAFFAASDGIVNENLVERFTQEVQVTEARCFYGFQIAMENIHSEMYSLLIDTYIKDPKEREYLFNAIETLPCVKKKADWALNWIGNKNATYGERVVAFAAVEGIFFSGSFASIFWLKKRGLMPGLTFSNELISRDEGLHCDFACLMFKHLLNKPSAETVTKIIRNAVEIEQEFLTDALPVKLIGMNCDLMNQYIQFVADRLMLELGFTKIYQVENPFDFMENISLEGKTNFFEKRVGEYQRMGVMSGPTDNTFRLDADF; encoded by the exons ATGTTGTCCGCTCGCGCCGCTCTGTCCGTGAAGAATGAGAAGTCAGTGACCAGACAGATGAGCGGTCTGTGTGTGGACAAAGAAAACACG CCTCCCAGCCTCACCAACACCCGGATCTTGGCGTCGAAAACCGCGCGTAAAATCTTCGACGATGCGACG CCCAAATCGGTGAAGAAGAGCAGCAGctcggcagaggaggaggagcctctgCTGAAGGACAACCCCCGCCGCTTCGTCATCTTCCCCATCCAGTACCACGACATCTGGCAGATGTACAAGAAGGCCGAGGCGTCTTTCTGGACGGCAGAGGAG GTGGATCTGTCCAAGGACCTGCAGCACTGGGACTCTCTGAAGGACGACGAGAGGTACTTCATCTCGCACGTGTTGGCGTTCTTCGCCGCCAGTGACGGCATCGTCAACGAGAATCTG GTGGAGCGCTTCACGCAGGAAGTGCAGGTGACGGAGGCTCGCTGTTTCTACGGTTTCCAGATCGCCATGGAGAACATCCACTCGGAGATGTACAGCCTCCTGATCGACACCTACATCAAGGATCCCAAAGAAAG AGAATACCTGTTCAACGCCATCGAGACTCTGCCCTGTGTGAAGAAGAAGGCCGACTGGGCGCTCAACTGGATCGGAAACAAGAACGCCACCTACG GTGAGCGTGTGGTGGCCTTCGCCGCCGTGGAGGGAATCTTCTTCTCCGGTTCGTTCGCCTCCATTTTCTGGTTGAAGAAACGAGGCCTGATGCCTGGACTGACCTTCAGCAACGAGCTGATCAGCAGAGACGAG GGTCTCCACTGTGACTTCGCCTGTCTGATGTTCAAACACCTGCTGAACAAACCGTCCGCGGAGACCGTCACCAAGATCATCCGGAACGCCGTGGAGATCGAACAG gagTTCCTGACTGATGCTCTTCCTGTTAAACTCATTGGGATGAACTGTGACCTCATGAACCAGTACATCCAGTTCGTGGCCGACAGACTGATGCTGGAGCTGGGCTTCACCAAG atctaCCAGGTGGAGAACCCCTTCGACTTCATGGAGAACATCTCTCTGGAGGGAAAGACCAACTTCTTTGAGAAGCGAGTGGGTGAGTACCAGAGGATGGGGGTCATGTCTGGACCCACAGACAACACCTTCAGACTGGACGCAGACTTCTGA
- the lgals8a gene encoding galectin-8 isoform X1, with the protein MSVSNPRQTFVNPVIPFAGTILGGLSPGEMVLIQGSVPPTADRFQVDLACGSSVSPRADVAFHFNPRFTRSSIVCNSLQKERWGREEIHHLMPFSPASDFELIILVQSDSFKVAVNGAHVLQYKHRLDLDRVDTLLIHGKVKVQAIGVLPSQSPVRSEAEVGARRTELNPIISSSGDMSVPFRGELVPGLSVGRSITVKGLTNHNAQSVCVNLRVQNSSDIALHLNPRLNKQLFVRNSFLSDCWGPEESGLSSFPFCSGQYFEMIVLVEAHQFRVAVNGVHQLDYKHRVQDLSTIAQVEVLGDLTLEDVRLL; encoded by the exons ATGTCGGTTTCCAACCCGAGGCAGACGTTTGTGAACCCG GTGATCCCCTTCGCCGGTACCATCCTGGGCGGTCTGTCACCAGGAGAGATGGTTCTGATCCAGGGTTCGGTCCCGCCCACTGCTGACAG gtTCCAGGTAGACCTGGCCTGTGGCAGTAGTGTTTCTCCCAGGGCAGACGTGGCGTTCCACTTCAACCCTCGCTTCACTCGCTCCTCCATCGTCTGTAACTCCCTACAAAAGGAGCGCTGGGGGCGGGAGGAGATCCATCACCTGATGCCCTTTAGCCCCGCCTCCGACTTCGAGCTCATCATCCTGGTCCAATCGGACTCGTTCAAG GTGGCGGTCAACGGCGCCCACGTCCTTCAGTACAAAcacagactggacctggaccgGGTCGACACCCTCCTCATCCACGGAAAGGTCAAAGTTCAGGCCATCGGCGTCCTTCCCAGCCAG AGTCCAGTTCGTTCTGAGGCCGAGGTGGGCGCCCGCCGGACGGAGCTGAAt ccGATTATCTCATCATCAGGAGACATG TCGGTTCCGTTCAGAGGTGAACTGGTTCCAGGACTCAGCGTCGGACGCAGCATCACAGTGAAAGGACTAACCAATCACAACGCACAGAG tgtgtgtgtgaacctgCGGGTCCAGAACAGCAGTGACATTGCCCTCCATCTGAACCCTCGTCTGAATAAACAGCTGTTTGTGCGGAACTCCTTCCTGTCGGACTGCTGGGGTCCAGAGGAAAGCGGCCTCAGCTCCTTCCCCTTCTGCTCTGGACAGTACTTCGAG ATGATCGTCCTGGTTGAAGCTCATCAGTTCAGAGTGGCCGTTAACGGAGTCCATCAGCTGGACTACAAACACCGGGTCCAGGACCTGAGCACCATCGCCCAGGTGGAGGTTCTGGGAGACCTGACGCTGGAGGACGTCAGACTGCTGTGA
- the lgals8a gene encoding galectin-8 isoform X2, protein MSVSNPRQTFVNPVIPFAGTILGGLSPGEMVLIQGSVPPTADRFQVDLACGSSVSPRADVAFHFNPRFTRSSIVCNSLQKERWGREEIHHLMPFSPASDFELIILVQSDSFKVAVNGAHVLQYKHRLDLDRVDTLLIHGKVKVQAIGVLPSQPIISSSGDMSVPFRGELVPGLSVGRSITVKGLTNHNAQSVCVNLRVQNSSDIALHLNPRLNKQLFVRNSFLSDCWGPEESGLSSFPFCSGQYFEMIVLVEAHQFRVAVNGVHQLDYKHRVQDLSTIAQVEVLGDLTLEDVRLL, encoded by the exons ATGTCGGTTTCCAACCCGAGGCAGACGTTTGTGAACCCG GTGATCCCCTTCGCCGGTACCATCCTGGGCGGTCTGTCACCAGGAGAGATGGTTCTGATCCAGGGTTCGGTCCCGCCCACTGCTGACAG gtTCCAGGTAGACCTGGCCTGTGGCAGTAGTGTTTCTCCCAGGGCAGACGTGGCGTTCCACTTCAACCCTCGCTTCACTCGCTCCTCCATCGTCTGTAACTCCCTACAAAAGGAGCGCTGGGGGCGGGAGGAGATCCATCACCTGATGCCCTTTAGCCCCGCCTCCGACTTCGAGCTCATCATCCTGGTCCAATCGGACTCGTTCAAG GTGGCGGTCAACGGCGCCCACGTCCTTCAGTACAAAcacagactggacctggaccgGGTCGACACCCTCCTCATCCACGGAAAGGTCAAAGTTCAGGCCATCGGCGTCCTTCCCAGCCAG ccGATTATCTCATCATCAGGAGACATG TCGGTTCCGTTCAGAGGTGAACTGGTTCCAGGACTCAGCGTCGGACGCAGCATCACAGTGAAAGGACTAACCAATCACAACGCACAGAG tgtgtgtgtgaacctgCGGGTCCAGAACAGCAGTGACATTGCCCTCCATCTGAACCCTCGTCTGAATAAACAGCTGTTTGTGCGGAACTCCTTCCTGTCGGACTGCTGGGGTCCAGAGGAAAGCGGCCTCAGCTCCTTCCCCTTCTGCTCTGGACAGTACTTCGAG ATGATCGTCCTGGTTGAAGCTCATCAGTTCAGAGTGGCCGTTAACGGAGTCCATCAGCTGGACTACAAACACCGGGTCCAGGACCTGAGCACCATCGCCCAGGTGGAGGTTCTGGGAGACCTGACGCTGGAGGACGTCAGACTGCTGTGA